ACCTTTTTTTGCCAAGCCCAGCGAACAGGCCAAAGGTTTCCATTGCCGAGCGGTGTCGGATTCCAAGCCCTGGCCCAGGGGCGATGGACGCCGCACGGATTTCCAACCTTCCCGCAACAAGGACGCAGCCGGCCGTTTCCGGGACCGGCTGCGCCGAAAGCCGTGGATATCCTCACGCGGGCAGGCCAGGCCCTCGATCCCGCGGTTTATTTGCTCGGCACCGTGGTGGCGTTGGCATGAATGCCACGCTTAAAGATCGACCACCCGAGCGTCATACCCGCCGCGCCCAGCAGGATGGCGGCGGCCCCGGCGATCTGCGCCAGTTCAAGCCGGTGCCCGAAAGCAAGGAGGTCCGTGATGATGGCGACGATCGGATAAATGAAGGACAGGGTGCCGACGACTGGGGTCGGCAGCCTTTGGATCGCGCTGTAGAGCAGGATGTACATCCCGCCCGTGTGGACGACGCCGAGCACGATCAGCATCGTCCAAGGACCGGCACCGGCTGGCGGCGCTTGCAGTGACCCCAGCGGCGCAAGCATCACGATGCCGACGGCAACCTGAATCAGCGCAATGAGGTGCGGCGGCACGCCCTTGAGCTTCTTGGTAACCGCCGCGGCAACGGCATAGAAGAAGGCGGCGCCCAAGGCCATGGCGATCCCGGTCAGATAGTCGGCGCCCGGGCCGGTTGCAGGCTTGGCCTGTACGATCAGCAACATGCCGACAAAGGCCAGGCACAGCCAGAACAGCTTGGCGCCTGTGAGGCGCTCGCCCATGAACATCACCCCAAGCGCCACCAGCATGAACGGTTGGGTGTTGTACACGGCCGTCGCCATCGAGATCGAAGCGCGCGAATAAGCGGCGAAGAGCAGCAGCCAGTTGAGGACGATGGCAACGCCGCCCAATACCGCGAAGGCGAATTGCCGACGGGTCATAACACCCGGCCCCACCAGGCCCATGGCGGCGCAGATCAGCAGAAGTGTCACGGCACCGAAAACGCAGCGCCAGAAGACCACATCCATTACCGGCTGTCCCGACAGGACGACGAAATAGCCGATCGTCCCCGAAATCAGCATGGCGGCCGTCATCTCGGCCGACCCCCGCGCCATGTCCCGCATTGTGACTCCTTTCCAGCAATTCCGCCAGAATAGCAGCCAGGAATGCTGATTTACATGGCACCACATAGGAAATTTCCCCATAATCCCTAATAAAATTAGGACCACCCCCAGATATGGCCTGAGAAAAATATGCAGGACACCATCGATCGCCGGATCGTCGAGATCCTGGCCGAAAACGCCCGGATCTCGCTCAAGGACCTGTCGAACCAGGTCAATCTCTCATCGCCCAGCGTTGCGGAACGGATGCGCCGGCTTGAGGAGCGCGGCGTGATCCGGTCCTTCACCGTCGACATCGACCCGCGGGCGCTGGGCTATTCCTTCCAGGTGCTGGTCCGTGTCCGGCCGCTGCCCGGCCGGCTTCATCTCGTCCAGGAACAGCTCAGGAACATTCCCGAGGTCTGCGAATGCGACAAGGTGACGGGTGAGGACTGTTTCATCGCCCGGCTCGTCTTGCGGTCAATCGATCAGCTCGACGACATCCTGGAGCGCATTGCGGAAATGGCCGAGACAAATACGGCCGTCGTCAAATCCCAGCCGATTCCGCGACGTCTGCCGCCGCTGTCCTGAGTAATGTGCAATTCGATATCCGGCCACCCGATGCCCGACCGCCGGGCGGCCACTTCGGTTCAGGCCGCCGGGCAGAACCAGCCCCCCCTACCTGGGCAGGGCCTGGGCGGCCACGGCCTTCAGCCGGGCGTTCGGCACTTCGGTGAAGGCGATGTCGTCACGGCCAAGATAGCGCCCCGCGTTCTGGCGCACCCAACCGGTGGTGACAATGCCGTAACGGGCCTCCGGCGCCGGAGCGGCCGGCACTTCGTTGGCATAGACGAAATCGCCCGTGCGCAGGTCGAGCGGCGTGTCGGCATCCTGGTTGGCCCGGGCCAGGATCCGCCGCAGCGTGTCCCCGTCCACCTCGGCCTTGAACAGGCTGCCGTCGAACCGCACGAAGGCGTCGAAGGCATGGCGGTTGACCTGGCCGGCGGGCAGGCCCGTGCCAAGATTGGTGTGGTTGATCAGCCCCACCTGCCCGCCTGCGGCGGCGGCCACCGAACGCGCCAGGAACCGGGCCGCGGCGGACAGGTCCATGGCGGCGGGCAGCCGGCCCAGCACCTCGCGCTCGGACTGGGTCAGGTGCCGTGCCATGGTCTCCCGGACCAGGGCGGCCATCTCCTTGTCGCCCGGTGCGGCGGCGTCCACCGGCACCTGGAGCAGCGCAATCTCGGGCCGTCCTCCCTGGAACCCTATTCCGGCGACGGTGAGTTGCCGGTTCCACGAGCCGGTGTGCAGATAGCGCGTGCGGCCATGCCCGTGGACGAGGGAGAGATGGTCGTGGCCGCCCACGACCAGCGTCCCGTCGGGCACCCTGTCCAGGATCCGCCGGTCGGCGGCCACGCCGGCATGGCTCAGCACGATTCCGAACTGCGCGCCGGCAAGCGCACCGGCCAGGTTGGCTTCGGCCCAGGCGACGGGCGCGGGCAGGTCCAAGGTCCCGCGCACCGGCTCGCGGTAGGCGGACGCGTCATCGGTGGCCAGACCCACCACGTGCACGGTGCGCCCACCCAGTGCCAGGCGCACCCGGGCCGACGCGAAGGGCAGGCCCACCCGCCTGTCCACGATGTTGGACACAACCAGAAGGTCCGCGGCATCGGCGCTGGCGACCACATGGACCAAATCGTCGGCCAGGGCGCCTTCGTGGTTGCCGATGTTCAGCACAACCGGCGCCCGGCGGCGCAGGGCGGCCAGGAAGGCCCAGTCGACCAGCCCCTCGGTGCGCAACGCCACCGTATTGCCACGCTCGAACACGTCGCCATTGATCACGATGAGGGCCGGCACGCCCCTGTAGAGGGCCAGCATCCCATCCAGCGCCGCCAAGGTCGGTGCCGCCCGGTCGTAGCCGGAGTGCAGGTCCGACAGGATGACGACGATCAGATCGGGCCCCGACTGCGCCGCCCCGAGCCGCGCCGGAGCAAACAGCAGCGGGGCCGCCGAACCGGCCAGGAGGCGGGTGGCGGTCCGCCGGCTGACGAGGCGGGGCATGGGACGGGCAAAGTGCGGATCGGCGCTCATGTGCCGATCGTACCACTTTCGAAGTAATGCCGTCCTCCGGGCATCAAGGGAGCCGGTCCGCCGGAACCCGAATGCTCAGCCGGATTCCGCACGTGCCTTCAAGGCGCGGTTCATGGCCTTGAACCCGGCGCGGGTGTGGCCGACCACCAGGGGCCGGAACATGGGCACGAAGACACCGGCGAAGCTCTCGCCATGGACCAGACGGGTCCAGCCACCGGGCAACGGCTCCAGCAGGAACCAGTGATCGCCGTCGAACAGGCCAGGCGCCAGCAACTGGCCCGTCCAGCGCAGCTCCCGCTCCATCTCGGCCACCGTAATCGTGGGCGTCAAACGGATGGGCGGCCCGGCGGGCACCGCCAGCTTCACGACCAGACGGGTGGCGGGCAGCGCCACCCCCTGGACCTCCACCATGTACGGATTCCAGTCCGGGTAGGCCCGGAAGTCCGTCAGGACCTGCCAGACCCGCCCGGGTGATGCCCCGATGTCGATCGTGGTTTCGATCGGCTTGGCCATGGTCGGGCCGCGGGTCGGGGCTGCCCGCCGGTCGGCGCCGTCAGGCGGCCCCGCCCTTCTCGTCGTGGCGGCGGATGGCGTCCTGGATCAGCTCGGCCGCCTTCTGGGCGTCGCCCCAGCCGGTGATCTTCACCCACTTGCCGGATTCGAGGTCCTTGTAATGCTCGAAGAAGTGGGCGATCTGGTCCAGGAGGATCTTGGGCAGATCGGTGTAGTTCTTCACATTGCTGTAGTACGGGTTCAGCTTGTCGACCGGCACCGCGATCAGCTTCTCGTCGCCGCCCTTTTCGTCCTCCATCATCAGCACGCCCACCGGGCGCACGCGGATGACGGAGCCCGCGATCACGGGCAACGGGCTGACCACCAGCACGTCGGCCGGGTCGCCGTCGTCACACAGGGTGTGCGGAATGAAGCCATAATTGGCCGGATAGATCATCGCCGTGTGCAGGAACCGGTCCACGAACAGGGCGCCGGAGTCCTTGTCGATCTCGTACTTGACCGGTGCACCCTGCATCGGGATCTCGATGACCACATTGATGTCCCAGGGTGCGGCCTTGCCGACCGGTATCTTCGAAATGTCCATGGACGGATCTCTTCCACAAAGCAGGCGCGGACTCATGCCGGCCCAATGCCGCCCGGTCAAGGTCGATGTCGCGTTGCGACGTCCGGGGGAGCTTCCGGCATAATGCCCGCGGTGCAACCGGAGTTGCTGGAGCCACGGCCTTGAGGGCTACCGCCATCGTCCGCGTCCTTCTTGGATTGGCGCTGCTGGCCGCCGGAGTCGGCGGTCCATGTGCGGCGTCGGCCGGGGACGCCCCCTCCCATGGCGCGGTCCATGGCATCGCCATGCACGGGTCGCCGAAGTATGGCGCGGATTTCCGCTGGCTGGACTATGTGAACCCGGATGCGCCGAAGGGCGGCACGATCCGGCACGCGGCGGCGGGCAGCTTCGACAGCTTGAACCCGTTCATCGTGCGCGGCCAGAAGCCGCCCGGGATGAGCGGCGCCGTCGTGGAAGCGCTGATGGCGCGGAGTTGGGACGAGCCGTTCTCGCTCTACGGCCTGATCGCCGAAACCATCGCCACCCCCGACGACCGGAGCTGGGTCGAGTTCACATTGCGCCCGCAGGCCCGCTGGCACGATGGACGGCCCATCACCGTGGACGATGTCGTTTTCTCGTTCGAGACGCTGAAAAAACACGGTCTGCCCTCGCGCCGTCGGACCCATGGCAAGGTCACGGAGGTCGTCCGTACCGGCGAACGCAGCGTCCGCTTCGTGTTCGACGGCTCCGGCGACCGCGAGATGCCGCTGCTGATGGGGCTGATGCAGATCCTGCCCAAGCATTGGTGGGAGGCCCGGGACATCACACAGACGACGCTGGAGCCGCCGCTCGGCAGCGGCCCGTACCGCGTGGCGGCAGCCGACCCGGGCCGGTCCATCGTGTACGAACGGGTGGCGGACTATTGGGGCAAGGACCTGCCCATCAACCGGGGCATGAACAACTTCGATGCCGTCCGGTACGATTTCTACCGGGACGATGGCATTGCGCAGGAGGCGTTCAAGGCGGGCGCGGTCGACTTCCGGCGCGAGTCCGATCCGGCGAAATGGGTCACCTCCTACGACTTCCCGGCGGCCCGGGACGGCCGCGTGCGGATGGAGCTGCTGTCCCGCGGTTTCCCCGAGCCGGTCCGCGCCCTCGCGCTGAACACGCGCCGTCCACCGTTCGACGACCGGCGGGTGCGCGAGGCGCTGAACCTCGCCTTCGACTTCGAATGGATGAACAAGGCGCTGTTCCACGGCGCCTATAAGCGAACCGCCAGCTACTTTCCCAACTCGGAACTTGCGCACCGGGGGCCGCCCGGACCCAACGAGCTGGCGCTCCTGAACCCGCTGCGGGCATGGCTGCCCCCGGAGGTGTTCGAACGGCCGTTCACCCTGCCGGCCACCGACGGCAGCGGTCCGCCCGGCCAGCGGGCCAACCTGCGCCGTGCCCAGAAGCTTCTTGCCGAAGCCGGCTGGGTGGTGCGCGATGGCCGGATGGTCAATGCCGCCACCGGCGCGCAGATGGCCTTCGAGATCCTGCTGAACGGCCCCGCGGACGAGCGCGTGGCATTGGAATACGCCCGCTCGCTCGGCCGGCTGGGGATCGATGCGTCGGTCCGCATTGCCGACAGCGCCCAGTACCAGGGCCGGATCGACCAGCTCGACTTCGATGCCACCACGACCCGGTGGATCTCGACCCTGTCGCCGGGGACGGAGCAGTTGACCTATTGGAGCTCGGCCGTCGCCGACCAGCGCGGCACCCGCAACCTTGCGGGCGTGCGGTCGCCCGCCGTGGACGCCCTGGCGGCCGGCCTGGGCGAGGCGCGCACGCGCGAGGAACTGGTGGCCCGGACCCGGGCGCTGGACCGGGCGCTGAGCTGGGGATGGTACGTGGTGCCGCTCTACCACCTGACCGACGACCGGGTGGCCTATTGGACCCGGATTCAACGGCCCGCGGTGACGCCGGTGTTCGGTCTGGTCATCGAAGCCTGGTGGGCGGGCGGGGAATAGCCCCCCCGCTGCGCCGGTCCGCCCGGCAGTCGGCGGCCCCATCAGTCGGCGGCCCCATCAGTCGGCGGCGTTGCGCTCCGCCTGGGCCGCCTCCTGCTGCCGGCGCCACAAGGCCGCATAGGCGCCCGCGTGGACCAGCAGGTCGGCATGGCGGCCGCGTTCGACGATGCGGCCATTGTCGAGCACGATGATCTCGTCCGCGTCGATCACGGTGGACAAGCGGTGGGCGATGACGAGCGTCGTGCGCCCCCGGCTGACCGCCCGCAGATTGCGCTGGATCTCCCGCTCGGTGTGGGTGTCCAGGGCGGACGTCGCTTCGTCGAACAGCAGGATCGGCGGGTTCTTCAGGATCGTGCGCGCGATGGCGACCCGCTGCTTCTCGCCACCCGACAGCTTCAGCCCCCGTTCCCCGACCATGGTGCCGTAACCATCGGGCAGGCGCTCGACGAACCCATGGATTTCCGCCAGGCGTGCCGCCTCGATCACGTCGGCCTGTGCCGCGTCGGTTCGGCCGTACGCGATGTTGTACTGGATGGTGTCGTTGAACAGGACCGTGTCCTGCGG
The sequence above is drawn from the Azospirillaceae bacterium genome and encodes:
- a CDS encoding DMT family transporter, which encodes MRDMARGSAEMTAAMLISGTIGYFVVLSGQPVMDVVFWRCVFGAVTLLLICAAMGLVGPGVMTRRQFAFAVLGGVAIVLNWLLLFAAYSRASISMATAVYNTQPFMLVALGVMFMGERLTGAKLFWLCLAFVGMLLIVQAKPATGPGADYLTGIAMALGAAFFYAVAAAVTKKLKGVPPHLIALIQVAVGIVMLAPLGSLQAPPAGAGPWTMLIVLGVVHTGGMYILLYSAIQRLPTPVVGTLSFIYPIVAIITDLLAFGHRLELAQIAGAAAILLGAAGMTLGWSIFKRGIHANATTVPSK
- a CDS encoding Lrp/AsnC family transcriptional regulator — encoded protein: MQDTIDRRIVEILAENARISLKDLSNQVNLSSPSVAERMRRLEERGVIRSFTVDIDPRALGYSFQVLVRVRPLPGRLHLVQEQLRNIPEVCECDKVTGEDCFIARLVLRSIDQLDDILERIAEMAETNTAVVKSQPIPRRLPPLS
- a CDS encoding metallophosphoesterase; translated protein: MSADPHFARPMPRLVSRRTATRLLAGSAAPLLFAPARLGAAQSGPDLIVVILSDLHSGYDRAAPTLAALDGMLALYRGVPALIVINGDVFERGNTVALRTEGLVDWAFLAALRRRAPVVLNIGNHEGALADDLVHVVASADAADLLVVSNIVDRRVGLPFASARVRLALGGRTVHVVGLATDDASAYREPVRGTLDLPAPVAWAEANLAGALAGAQFGIVLSHAGVAADRRILDRVPDGTLVVGGHDHLSLVHGHGRTRYLHTGSWNRQLTVAGIGFQGGRPEIALLQVPVDAAAPGDKEMAALVRETMARHLTQSEREVLGRLPAAMDLSAAARFLARSVAAAAGGQVGLINHTNLGTGLPAGQVNRHAFDAFVRFDGSLFKAEVDGDTLRRILARANQDADTPLDLRTGDFVYANEVPAAPAPEARYGIVTTGWVRQNAGRYLGRDDIAFTEVPNARLKAVAAQALPR
- a CDS encoding SRPBCC domain-containing protein — encoded protein: MAKPIETTIDIGASPGRVWQVLTDFRAYPDWNPYMVEVQGVALPATRLVVKLAVPAGPPIRLTPTITVAEMERELRWTGQLLAPGLFDGDHWFLLEPLPGGWTRLVHGESFAGVFVPMFRPLVVGHTRAGFKAMNRALKARAESG
- the ppa gene encoding inorganic diphosphatase is translated as MDISKIPVGKAAPWDINVVIEIPMQGAPVKYEIDKDSGALFVDRFLHTAMIYPANYGFIPHTLCDDGDPADVLVVSPLPVIAGSVIRVRPVGVLMMEDEKGGDEKLIAVPVDKLNPYYSNVKNYTDLPKILLDQIAHFFEHYKDLESGKWVKITGWGDAQKAAELIQDAIRRHDEKGGAA
- a CDS encoding extracellular solute-binding protein; the encoded protein is MRATAIVRVLLGLALLAAGVGGPCAASAGDAPSHGAVHGIAMHGSPKYGADFRWLDYVNPDAPKGGTIRHAAAGSFDSLNPFIVRGQKPPGMSGAVVEALMARSWDEPFSLYGLIAETIATPDDRSWVEFTLRPQARWHDGRPITVDDVVFSFETLKKHGLPSRRRTHGKVTEVVRTGERSVRFVFDGSGDREMPLLMGLMQILPKHWWEARDITQTTLEPPLGSGPYRVAAADPGRSIVYERVADYWGKDLPINRGMNNFDAVRYDFYRDDGIAQEAFKAGAVDFRRESDPAKWVTSYDFPAARDGRVRMELLSRGFPEPVRALALNTRRPPFDDRRVREALNLAFDFEWMNKALFHGAYKRTASYFPNSELAHRGPPGPNELALLNPLRAWLPPEVFERPFTLPATDGSGPPGQRANLRRAQKLLAEAGWVVRDGRMVNAATGAQMAFEILLNGPADERVALEYARSLGRLGIDASVRIADSAQYQGRIDQLDFDATTTRWISTLSPGTEQLTYWSSAVADQRGTRNLAGVRSPAVDALAAGLGEARTREELVARTRALDRALSWGWYVVPLYHLTDDRVAYWTRIQRPAVTPVFGLVIEAWWAGGE